One stretch of Campylobacter sp. CCS1377 DNA includes these proteins:
- the hisH gene encoding imidazole glycerol phosphate synthase subunit HisH, with protein MKLVIIDTACANLASLKFCLDRLGFEAKISRDLKDLENADKLFLPGVGTAAKAMSNLESFNLIDFLKNTKKPLLGICLGMQILGDFSEELDQKTLGIMPFKTQKFDLLKEYSLPHMGWNEVSSTHPLFKGLNGAYFYFVHSYCIALNDYTIASSEYGVKFSASLAKDNFYGVQFHPERSGEAGEELILNFIKDMTC; from the coding sequence ATGAAACTAGTTATCATTGATACGGCTTGTGCGAATTTAGCTTCACTTAAATTTTGCCTTGATAGATTAGGATTTGAGGCTAAAATCAGCAGAGATTTGAAAGATTTGGAAAATGCGGATAAGCTTTTTTTACCAGGGGTTGGTACCGCAGCAAAGGCAATGAGTAATTTAGAAAGTTTTAATTTAATAGACTTTTTAAAAAATACCAAAAAACCCTTACTTGGTATTTGCTTAGGAATGCAAATTTTGGGAGATTTTTCCGAAGAGCTCGATCAAAAAACTTTAGGAATTATGCCTTTTAAAACACAAAAATTTGATTTGCTAAAAGAATACTCTTTGCCACACATGGGTTGGAATGAAGTTTCAAGCACGCACCCGCTTTTTAAAGGCTTAAATGGGGCTTATTTTTACTTCGTGCATAGTTACTGCATAGCATTAAATGATTACACTATCGCATCAAGCGAGTATGGAGTGAAATTTAGTGCGTCTTTAGCAAAAGACAATTTTTATGGCGTGCAATTTCACCCTGAAAGAAGCGGTGAAGCGGGCGAAGAGTTGATTTTAAATTTCATTAAGGATATGACATGTTAA